Proteins encoded by one window of Candidatus Hydrogenedentota bacterium:
- a CDS encoding DUF1080 domain-containing protein, which translates to MNGAFAVHAEIDGGVRNQAGWEPLFNGKDLTGWYTFLQQLGKGADPDQVVSVEDGVIHLYKHAPQGGNVVMGYISTETEFENYHLRIEYKWGGKTFEPRLALPRDAGVYYHIVGDDAVWPKSLQYQIQVDDVGDLIALYGVACDTWIDPATKADEMATFLDSIDGGEARTLGGPGIAYQKRRGMYELEGWNTLEIICHGSTSMHILNGKLVNRCENIRYADHESGAPPRPLSKGRIALEIEAAELFYRNIEIKRLPAPGEKPAPIEGPDATLAVGAAAANLIGDNDMVMAGGIGPWKPNGQEGQLRATALVVSKEPYGALAFVGCDVLFVTREVVDSALAEIQSATGIPPERVLVNASHTHSAPSTIRVHGYGPEERFRKAVRNGIVEAVKRAHAKLEDGCTFNYALGAEYGVGENSRLLLADNTIFWIGPHEDRVRPTDPFDPELPVFAFYGPDAKLRSILYNHSTHTIGTVSGSVRSPSYYGLAAQQIEQENGATVCFLEGASGSTHNLYLTTPVMIERMKAAIKNTIDKGAPQRIPKLGAIRRPFTFKVRTFDEQAEEQKVSSYVNKRAPAGAEYTIGVFRTMREEMRAQQGEARETYLQAIRIGDVAVVGVPAEYFTVLGIEIKRRSPFANTVVAELSNDWIGYVGDRKGYERGGYQTWFGYHSYCEIGTGEAIVDEVVRMLDELFAM; encoded by the coding sequence TTGAATGGCGCCTTCGCGGTACACGCTGAAATCGACGGCGGCGTGCGCAATCAGGCGGGTTGGGAGCCGCTGTTCAACGGCAAGGACCTGACGGGCTGGTACACGTTCCTTCAACAACTCGGCAAGGGCGCCGACCCGGACCAGGTCGTTTCCGTAGAAGACGGCGTTATTCACCTCTACAAGCACGCGCCGCAGGGCGGCAACGTCGTGATGGGTTATATTTCCACGGAGACGGAATTCGAGAACTATCACCTTCGCATCGAGTACAAGTGGGGCGGGAAGACGTTCGAGCCGCGCCTGGCGCTGCCGCGCGACGCCGGAGTCTATTACCACATCGTTGGCGACGACGCAGTCTGGCCGAAATCGCTGCAATATCAAATCCAAGTAGACGACGTGGGCGACTTGATCGCGTTGTACGGTGTCGCGTGCGACACCTGGATCGATCCCGCTACGAAAGCGGACGAGATGGCGACGTTTCTCGATTCTATTGACGGCGGCGAGGCGCGCACGCTCGGCGGCCCGGGTATCGCGTATCAAAAGCGCCGCGGCATGTACGAACTCGAGGGATGGAACACGCTCGAAATCATCTGTCACGGCAGCACTTCGATGCACATTCTCAACGGCAAGCTCGTGAACCGGTGTGAGAATATCCGCTATGCCGATCACGAGTCGGGCGCGCCGCCGCGGCCGTTGAGTAAAGGGCGCATTGCGCTCGAGATCGAAGCAGCGGAACTCTTCTACCGCAACATCGAGATCAAGCGTTTGCCCGCGCCGGGAGAAAAGCCCGCGCCCATCGAAGGGCCGGACGCGACGCTCGCGGTCGGCGCCGCCGCGGCGAACCTTATCGGCGACAACGACATGGTCATGGCGGGCGGCATCGGGCCGTGGAAGCCAAACGGGCAGGAAGGCCAACTGCGCGCGACGGCCTTGGTCGTGAGTAAGGAGCCGTACGGCGCGCTCGCGTTCGTCGGCTGTGACGTCCTGTTCGTAACGCGCGAGGTTGTGGACTCCGCGCTCGCCGAGATTCAGAGCGCAACAGGCATTCCACCGGAACGCGTGCTGGTGAACGCATCGCATACGCACAGCGCGCCGAGCACGATTCGCGTACACGGGTACGGCCCCGAGGAGCGGTTTCGCAAGGCCGTGCGCAACGGCATCGTTGAAGCCGTGAAACGGGCGCACGCAAAACTCGAAGACGGATGCACGTTCAACTATGCGCTAGGCGCGGAATACGGCGTCGGCGAAAACAGCCGGCTGCTATTGGCCGACAATACGATTTTTTGGATTGGACCGCATGAAGACCGCGTGCGCCCGACCGATCCGTTCGATCCGGAGCTGCCGGTGTTCGCGTTTTATGGCCCAGACGCAAAGCTGCGCTCAATCCTGTATAACCACTCGACGCATACGATTGGCACCGTTTCGGGCAGCGTGCGCTCGCCATCGTACTACGGACTCGCGGCACAGCAAATCGAGCAAGAGAATGGGGCGACTGTGTGCTTCCTCGAAGGCGCTTCCGGCTCCACGCACAACTTGTACTTGACGACACCGGTAATGATCGAGCGAATGAAGGCTGCGATCAAAAACACGATCGATAAAGGAGCGCCGCAGCGCATCCCAAAGTTGGGCGCAATTCGGCGTCCTTTCACCTTTAAGGTGCGCACATTCGACGAGCAAGCCGAGGAACAGAAGGTGAGTTCCTACGTGAATAAGCGCGCCCCCGCGGGGGCGGAGTACACGATTGGCGTGTTCCGCACGATGCGCGAAGAAATGCGCGCGCAGCAGGGCGAAGCCCGGGAAACGTACCTGCAGGCGATACGGATTGGCGATGTCGCCGTTGTCGGTGTGCCGGCGGAGTACTTCACGGTGTTGGGAATCGAAATTAAGCGGCGGTCGCCGTTCGCAAACACGGTGGTTGCCGAGTTGAGCAACGATTGGATCGGCTACGTCGGCGACCGAAAGGGCTACGAGCGCGGGGGCTACCAAACGTGGTTCGGCTACCACAGTTATTGCGAGATTGGAACCGGGGAAGCCATTGTGGACGAAGTTGTGCGAATGCTGGACGAGCTGTTCGCAATGTAA